One window of Serinus canaria isolate serCan28SL12 chromosome 3, serCan2020, whole genome shotgun sequence genomic DNA carries:
- the OPRM1 gene encoding mu-type opioid receptor isoform X3, which produces MLRAESLSSLIHKPSEYTKMKTATNIYIFNLALADALATSTLPFQSVNYLMGTWPFGTILCKIVISIDYYNMFTSIFTLCTMSVDRYVAVCHPVKALDFRTPRNAKIVNVCNWILSSAIGLPVMFMATTKYRHGSIDCTLTFSHPAWYWENLLKICVFIFAFIMPVLIITVCYGLMILRLKSVRMLSGSKEKDRNLRRITRMVLVVVAVFIVCWTPIHIYVIIKALVNIPETTFQTVSWHFCIALGYTNSCLNPVLYAFLDENFKRCFREFCIPTSSTIEQQNSTRVRQNTRDHASTANTVDRTNHQLELQEAETTPLP; this is translated from the exons CAAGCCATCTGA gtACACGAAAATGAAGACTGCCACCAACATCTATATTTTCAATCTTGCATTGGCAGATGCCCTAGCAACAAGTACTCTGCCATTCCAGAGCGTGAATTACTTGATGGGAACCTGGCCATTCGGTACCATCCTCTGTAAGATTGTTATCTCCATAGACTACTACAATATGTTCACCAGTATCTTCACACTCTGCACCATGAGTGTGGATCGCTACGTGGCTGTTTGCCACCCAGTTAAGGCCCTTGATTTCCGCACCCCCCGAAATGCCAAAATTGTCAATGTCTGCAACTGGATTCTTTCCTCTGCCATTGGCCTGCCAGTTATGTTCATGGCAACTACTAAATACAGGCATG gcTCAATTGACTGCACCCTTACATTCTCCCACCCTGCTTGGTACTGGGAGAACCTCCTGAAAATCTGTGTGTTCATCTTTGCCTTCATCATGCCGGTGCTGATCATCACGGTGTGTTACGGGCTGATGATTTTGCGCCTGAAGAGCGTTCGCATGTTATCCGGCTCCAAAGAGAAGGACAGGAACCTGCGGAGAATCACAAGGATGGTTCTTGTAGTGGTGGCAGTGTTTATTGTCTGCTGGACTCCCATCCACATTTATGTTATCATTAAAGCCCTGGTCAACATCCCAGAAACTACTTTCCAGACTGTCTCCTGGCACTTCTGTATTGCTCTAGGGTATACAAATAGCTGCCTTAATCCAGTCCTTTATGCATTTCTAGATGAGAATTTCAAAAGGTGTTTCAGAGAGTTCTGCATCCCCACTTCCTCAACCATTGAGCAGCAAAACTCCACCCGAGTCCGACAAAACACTCGTGACCATGCTTCCACTGCCAACACTGTGGATAGGACTAACCACCAG ttgGAACTTCAAGAAGCTGAAACTACTCCACTGCCGTGA